The Camelus dromedarius isolate mCamDro1 chromosome 8, mCamDro1.pat, whole genome shotgun sequence genome includes a window with the following:
- the ZNF25 gene encoding zinc finger protein 25 isoform X1: protein MVLCSDHFSLNRNMLFQGPVTFKDITVEFTREEWQLLDAAQRTLYREVMQENYRHLISVGYRVNRPNAVFKLKQGKEPWILEVEFPRRNYPEDLWNIHDQGPRNQESQAENTRNGELTKHQKTDTTEKAYKCNECEKSFCQKSALIVHQHTHSKDKPSECGKSAPRNGDLTRQQKTQTREKTYECKECKKTFYHLSSLSRHLRTHAGEKPYECNQCEKSFYQKPHLMEHQKTHTGEKPYECTECGKFFYVKAYLMVHQKTHTGEKPYECKECRKSFSQKSHLTVHQRTHTGEKPYKCKECGKFFSRNSHLKTHQRTHTGEKPYECKECGKCFYQKSALTVHQRTHTGEKPFECSKCGKNFYYKSDLTKHQRKHTGEKPYECSECGKSFSVNSVLRLHQRTHTGEKPYECKDCGKSFSQKSHFIIHQRKHTGEKPYECQECRKTFIQKSKLTAHQKTHTEGES from the exons ATGGTACTCTGTTCTGATCACTTCAGTTTGAACAGAAACATGTTGTTTCAGGGGCCAGTGACATTCAAGGATATTACTGTGGAATTCACCCGGGAGGAATGGCAGCTGCTGGATGCTGCTCAGAGGACCCTGTACAGGGAAGTGATGCAGGAGAACTACCGCCACCTGATCTCAGTGG GTTATCGTGTGAATAGGCCAAATGCAGTCTTCAAGTTGAAGCAAGGAAAAGAGCCATGGATATTAGAAGTAGAATTTCCACGTCGGAACTACCCTG AAGACCTATGGAATATTCATGATCAAGGACCAAGAAATCAGGAAAGCCAAGCTGAAAATACAAG GAATGGAGAACTCACAAAACATCAGAAAACTGATACCACAGAGAAAGCCtataaatgtaatgaatgtgAAAAGTCCTTCTGCCAGAAGTCTGCTCTCATAGTACATCAGCACACTCACTCAAAGGACAAACCCAGCGAATGTGGCAAATCTGCCCCTAGGAATGGAGACCTCACGAGGCAACAGAAAACTCAAACCAGAGAGAAAACCTATGAATGTAAAGAATGTAAGAAAACTTTCTACCACCTGTCATCTCTCAGTAGACATCTGAGAACCCATGCAGGGGAGAAACCGTATGAATGTAATCAGTGTGAGAAGTCCTTCTACCAGAAGCCACACCTCATGGAAcatcagaaaacacacacaggagagaaaccctatgaatgtactGAATGTGGGAAGTTCTTCTATGTTAAGGCATACCTCATGGTGcatcagaaaacacacacaggggagaaaccctatgaatgtaaggaatgtaggAAATCCTTTTCCCAGAAGTCACACCTCACAGTACATCAGAGAACACATACAGGGGAGAAACcctataaatgtaaggagtgtgggAAATTCTTCTCTAGAAATTCTCACCTCAAAACTCATCAGAGAACCCACACGGGAgaaaaaccctatgaatgtaaggaatgtgggaaatgCTTCTACCAGAAGTCAGCCCTAACAGTACATCAGCGAACTCACACAGGGGAGAAACCCTTTGAATGTAGCAAATGTGGAAAAAACTTCTACTATAAATCAGACCTCACTAAACATCAGAGAAAGCACACAGGGGAGAAGCCCTATGAATGTAGCGAATGTGGGAAATCTTTCTCTGTGAATTCAGTCCTCAGATTACATCAGAGgactcacacaggagagaaaccctacgAATGTAAGGACTGTGGGAAATCCTTCTCTCAGAAGTCACATTTTATCATACATCAGAGaaaacacacaggagagaaaccctatgaatgtcaGGAGTGCAGGAAAACTTTTATCCAGAAATCAAAACTCACTGCACATCAGAAGACACACACAGAAGGGGAAAGCTAA
- the ZNF25 gene encoding zinc finger protein 25 isoform X2, with translation MNKFRGPVTFKDITVEFTREEWQLLDAAQRTLYREVMQENYRHLISVGYRVNRPNAVFKLKQGKEPWILEVEFPRRNYPEDLWNIHDQGPRNQESQAENTRNGELTKHQKTDTTEKAYKCNECEKSFCQKSALIVHQHTHSKDKPSECGKSAPRNGDLTRQQKTQTREKTYECKECKKTFYHLSSLSRHLRTHAGEKPYECNQCEKSFYQKPHLMEHQKTHTGEKPYECTECGKFFYVKAYLMVHQKTHTGEKPYECKECRKSFSQKSHLTVHQRTHTGEKPYKCKECGKFFSRNSHLKTHQRTHTGEKPYECKECGKCFYQKSALTVHQRTHTGEKPFECSKCGKNFYYKSDLTKHQRKHTGEKPYECSECGKSFSVNSVLRLHQRTHTGEKPYECKDCGKSFSQKSHFIIHQRKHTGEKPYECQECRKTFIQKSKLTAHQKTHTEGES, from the exons atgaacaaattccgG GGGCCAGTGACATTCAAGGATATTACTGTGGAATTCACCCGGGAGGAATGGCAGCTGCTGGATGCTGCTCAGAGGACCCTGTACAGGGAAGTGATGCAGGAGAACTACCGCCACCTGATCTCAGTGG GTTATCGTGTGAATAGGCCAAATGCAGTCTTCAAGTTGAAGCAAGGAAAAGAGCCATGGATATTAGAAGTAGAATTTCCACGTCGGAACTACCCTG AAGACCTATGGAATATTCATGATCAAGGACCAAGAAATCAGGAAAGCCAAGCTGAAAATACAAG GAATGGAGAACTCACAAAACATCAGAAAACTGATACCACAGAGAAAGCCtataaatgtaatgaatgtgAAAAGTCCTTCTGCCAGAAGTCTGCTCTCATAGTACATCAGCACACTCACTCAAAGGACAAACCCAGCGAATGTGGCAAATCTGCCCCTAGGAATGGAGACCTCACGAGGCAACAGAAAACTCAAACCAGAGAGAAAACCTATGAATGTAAAGAATGTAAGAAAACTTTCTACCACCTGTCATCTCTCAGTAGACATCTGAGAACCCATGCAGGGGAGAAACCGTATGAATGTAATCAGTGTGAGAAGTCCTTCTACCAGAAGCCACACCTCATGGAAcatcagaaaacacacacaggagagaaaccctatgaatgtactGAATGTGGGAAGTTCTTCTATGTTAAGGCATACCTCATGGTGcatcagaaaacacacacaggggagaaaccctatgaatgtaaggaatgtaggAAATCCTTTTCCCAGAAGTCACACCTCACAGTACATCAGAGAACACATACAGGGGAGAAACcctataaatgtaaggagtgtgggAAATTCTTCTCTAGAAATTCTCACCTCAAAACTCATCAGAGAACCCACACGGGAgaaaaaccctatgaatgtaaggaatgtgggaaatgCTTCTACCAGAAGTCAGCCCTAACAGTACATCAGCGAACTCACACAGGGGAGAAACCCTTTGAATGTAGCAAATGTGGAAAAAACTTCTACTATAAATCAGACCTCACTAAACATCAGAGAAAGCACACAGGGGAGAAGCCCTATGAATGTAGCGAATGTGGGAAATCTTTCTCTGTGAATTCAGTCCTCAGATTACATCAGAGgactcacacaggagagaaaccctacgAATGTAAGGACTGTGGGAAATCCTTCTCTCAGAAGTCACATTTTATCATACATCAGAGaaaacacacaggagagaaaccctatgaatgtcaGGAGTGCAGGAAAACTTTTATCCAGAAATCAAAACTCACTGCACATCAGAAGACACACACAGAAGGGGAAAGCTAA